The Nitrospira sp. genome window below encodes:
- the mtnA gene encoding S-methyl-5-thioribose-1-phosphate isomerase: MVPTVEWKNGAVRLLDQSRLPGSVEFLDCQDYQTVADAIRTLKVRGAPAIGVTAAMGVALGAQAVSATEYSSFAQAVLTICDELAATRPTAVNLFWAIERMKQKLESLQTEPISTIKQALTLESQAILEEDISLCKTMGCHGAELIKDGQTVLTHCNAGSLATAGYGTALGVIRAACEQGKKINVIADETRPVLQGSRLTAWELMQDQIPVTLITDNMAGSLMRQGKIHLCIVGADRIAANGDVANKIGTYSVAVLAKAHNIPFYVAAPYSTIDLNTRSGDDIPIEQRNPLEVTTIHGSHPVAPKDVEVYNPAFDVTPAELITGIITERGVFKPGDLAAQFQGK; encoded by the coding sequence ATGGTTCCCACGGTCGAATGGAAAAATGGCGCCGTCCGTTTGCTTGATCAAAGCCGACTTCCCGGATCGGTTGAATTTCTTGATTGCCAGGATTACCAAACCGTTGCGGATGCGATACGTACGTTGAAAGTTCGGGGAGCCCCAGCAATTGGGGTCACAGCAGCGATGGGAGTCGCCTTAGGGGCACAAGCGGTGAGTGCAACGGAGTATTCCTCGTTTGCTCAGGCCGTGCTCACAATCTGCGATGAGCTGGCGGCGACGAGACCAACCGCCGTCAATCTCTTCTGGGCTATTGAACGGATGAAACAGAAACTGGAGTCACTACAAACTGAACCCATCTCGACAATCAAGCAGGCTCTTACTTTAGAATCTCAAGCGATACTTGAAGAAGATATCAGCCTTTGCAAGACTATGGGATGCCATGGAGCTGAATTGATTAAGGATGGACAGACGGTGCTGACTCACTGCAACGCCGGGTCGCTTGCCACGGCCGGTTATGGAACCGCACTTGGAGTCATCCGTGCTGCATGTGAACAAGGCAAGAAAATCAATGTGATCGCTGATGAAACTCGCCCTGTACTTCAGGGGTCACGGCTCACCGCATGGGAGCTGATGCAAGATCAGATTCCAGTGACATTGATCACCGACAACATGGCTGGCTCGCTCATGAGACAAGGGAAGATACATCTCTGTATCGTCGGCGCAGATCGCATTGCCGCGAACGGGGATGTGGCCAACAAGATCGGCACCTATTCCGTGGCAGTCTTGGCCAAGGCCCACAACATTCCCTTCTATGTCGCAGCTCCTTATTCCACCATCGATCTCAACACGAGATCCGGAGACGACATTCCAATCGAGCAGCGAAATCCTCTCGAAGTGACCACCATCCATGGCAGCCATCCAGTCGCTCCGAAAGATGTCGAGGTCTACAATCCTGCCTTCGACGTGACGCCTGCTGAACTGATTACTGGTATTATCACCGAGCGAGGGGTCTTCAAACCGGGTGACCTCGCGGCACAGTTTCAGGGAAAGTGA
- a CDS encoding PIG-L family deacetylase: MAINTKESMRILALGAHPDDIEVGCGGTLIKYAENGHRIFLMVMTQGGAGGNTAVRKQEQERSAKLLQAEEVFWGGYQDTEVPLGRDLIQTVEEIVRKIEPHFIFVHYHDDTHQDHRHLAMSTITATRYTKNVLFYEGPTTQNFAPTVFVDIQQALDRKIQSLEAHASQIRKTNIEGLSIADLVRSSAHFRGIQGRVRTAEGFLPLRLFINIGI, encoded by the coding sequence ATGGCCATCAACACCAAGGAATCAATGCGCATTCTCGCACTGGGAGCCCATCCGGACGATATTGAAGTCGGATGTGGAGGGACATTGATTAAATATGCCGAGAATGGCCATCGCATTTTTCTGATGGTGATGACTCAAGGTGGTGCGGGAGGGAATACGGCGGTTCGAAAACAGGAGCAAGAACGGTCAGCCAAATTGCTCCAGGCTGAGGAAGTGTTTTGGGGCGGGTATCAAGACACCGAGGTTCCACTCGGGCGCGATTTGATTCAGACAGTGGAGGAAATTGTTCGAAAGATTGAGCCTCATTTCATCTTTGTTCATTATCATGATGATACCCATCAAGATCACCGGCATCTGGCCATGAGCACCATTACCGCCACGCGATACACCAAAAATGTGCTGTTTTACGAAGGCCCGACGACCCAAAATTTTGCTCCGACGGTGTTCGTGGATATCCAACAAGCGTTGGATCGAAAGATTCAATCGTTGGAAGCGCACGCATCCCAAATCAGAAAGACCAATATCGAGGGACTCAGCATTGCCGATCTGGTGCGGTCCTCGGCGCATTTTCGAGGGATCCAAGGCCGAGTGAGAACAGCCGAAGGCTTTCTCCCTCTGCGATTGTTTATCAACATCGGAATCTAA
- a CDS encoding DegT/DnrJ/EryC1/StrS family aminotransferase, with amino-acid sequence MIPHSRPAIEAADIRAVTEVLHSRRIAQGGVVERFEHGMAAYFGLPGGVAVTSGTAALEVALRSLSIGSGDEVLLPSYVCAAPLLAIQRVGAIPRLVDIDLGTFNIDPKAARQAVTPKTKAIIVPHLFGLSAALTELEALGVPIIEDCAQTLSATEQGRRAGSIGILTVCSFYATKLLCAGEGGMVLSRDESLLERVRRLREYDETPSLHPGSTNLKMTDLHAAIGLAQLERLDSFLERRRCLADEYRAALSGVGLVVPTVPAGHTHTYYRFVVRLPDLASKADGLQDIIRRFEARGIQCRKPVFRSLHRYLELDGFPFAEEAERTALSIPLFPALTDEDTAQILQALRSEWS; translated from the coding sequence ATGATTCCACATTCACGACCTGCTATCGAGGCAGCCGACATTCGCGCGGTAACGGAGGTGCTGCACTCGCGCCGAATTGCTCAGGGAGGAGTCGTGGAACGGTTTGAGCATGGTATGGCAGCCTATTTCGGGCTGCCCGGAGGCGTCGCAGTTACGTCCGGAACAGCTGCGCTGGAAGTCGCCCTCCGGTCATTGAGCATTGGATCCGGCGATGAGGTGCTCTTGCCCAGCTATGTGTGCGCCGCCCCCTTGCTGGCCATTCAGCGTGTCGGGGCCATACCTCGGCTAGTCGATATCGATCTCGGCACGTTCAATATTGATCCAAAGGCAGCGCGCCAGGCCGTCACACCAAAGACCAAGGCCATCATCGTGCCACATCTGTTCGGTCTTTCCGCCGCTCTCACCGAACTTGAAGCATTGGGCGTGCCCATCATCGAAGACTGCGCGCAAACGTTAAGCGCAACGGAGCAGGGCAGACGCGCAGGATCCATCGGCATACTGACGGTCTGCTCATTCTATGCCACCAAACTGCTCTGCGCCGGCGAGGGAGGCATGGTGCTGTCGAGAGATGAGAGCTTACTGGAACGAGTGCGCCGATTAAGAGAGTATGACGAAACCCCATCCCTCCATCCTGGATCGACAAACTTGAAAATGACTGACCTCCACGCTGCCATTGGTTTGGCGCAACTGGAACGTCTTGACTCGTTCCTTGAACGCCGGAGGTGCCTTGCCGACGAATACCGAGCGGCACTGAGCGGTGTCGGCCTGGTGGTGCCAACCGTGCCAGCAGGGCACACGCACACCTACTATCGATTTGTCGTACGTCTCCCAGATCTTGCGTCCAAAGCGGACGGACTTCAGGACATCATCAGGCGTTTTGAAGCGCGAGGGATCCAATGCCGAAAGCCGGTATTTCGCTCGCTCCATCGCTATCTCGAGTTGGACGGGTTCCCTTTTGCCGAGGAAGCAGAACGGACGGCACTCTCCATTCCACTGTTCCCGGCACTGACGGATGAGGATACGGCTCAAATTCTCCAGGCCTTGCGTTCGGAGTGGTCATGA
- a CDS encoding glycosyltransferase family 4 protein, which yields MNVVLLADVSAERVIGGAERVLRNQALGLAALGHHVELLTRAPEVGSPSMIEMNGIREWRYPVNRTHEAAFVWSSVRRSVEGFDRLRTTEPLDAVIIHQAMAGLGPILTRRHAASRWIYLCHSLAHEEYDTRNTPAQSAIASLRREANIRARRSVEGVVMSRCHRVVVLSQFMRQRVMAAHGISSARIGLIPGAVDPDCFKPSLQRQAARATLNLPSDRTILFTVRNLVPRMGLENLLSALEILIPSQPRLLLVIGGEGPLRTRLQEVIRQKHLCESVRLVGFVPESTLGDYYQASDLVVMPSLQLEGFGLVMVEALACGTPVLGTPVGAIPEVLNQVDPILVAQGTDGPSIARALERVLTRLQDSGEAARLANKGRSLIERRYNWTQHCSELARMLDGGMSSRLAA from the coding sequence ATGAATGTGGTGTTGTTAGCAGATGTCTCAGCAGAACGGGTGATCGGCGGGGCGGAACGGGTTCTTCGCAATCAGGCGCTTGGGTTAGCGGCGCTCGGACATCATGTGGAGTTGTTGACGCGGGCTCCTGAGGTGGGATCACCGAGTATGATCGAAATGAATGGAATTCGGGAATGGCGCTATCCGGTCAATCGCACGCATGAAGCTGCGTTTGTGTGGTCGTCGGTACGGCGTTCGGTCGAGGGCTTCGATCGCCTCCGCACGACCGAACCTCTGGATGCCGTCATCATCCATCAAGCGATGGCCGGACTTGGACCAATTCTCACTCGTCGTCATGCCGCCTCTCGATGGATCTATCTTTGCCATTCCCTCGCGCACGAAGAGTATGACACGAGAAACACTCCGGCCCAGTCGGCGATCGCAAGCTTGCGCCGAGAAGCAAATATTCGAGCGAGGCGCTCTGTCGAAGGCGTAGTGATGTCCAGATGCCATCGCGTGGTGGTCCTGAGCCAGTTCATGCGTCAACGGGTCATGGCTGCGCACGGTATCTCATCCGCTCGAATCGGACTGATCCCCGGAGCGGTTGACCCAGATTGTTTCAAACCGTCACTACAACGCCAGGCAGCACGGGCAACTCTCAACTTGCCGAGCGACCGAACCATCCTTTTCACCGTTCGCAACCTCGTCCCACGAATGGGACTGGAGAACTTACTCAGCGCCCTTGAAATACTGATTCCCTCGCAGCCACGACTCCTGCTCGTCATTGGAGGAGAGGGTCCCTTGAGGACACGGCTTCAAGAGGTGATACGTCAAAAGCATTTGTGCGAGTCCGTACGCCTCGTCGGATTTGTCCCTGAATCGACCCTCGGCGACTACTATCAGGCTTCTGATCTCGTCGTGATGCCGAGCCTCCAGCTTGAAGGCTTCGGACTGGTGATGGTCGAAGCACTCGCCTGCGGTACGCCCGTACTTGGAACACCGGTCGGAGCGATTCCGGAAGTCTTGAACCAGGTTGATCCCATTCTCGTCGCTCAAGGAACCGATGGCCCGTCGATCGCTCGAGCTCTTGAACGGGTGTTAACGCGATTACAAGATTCTGGTGAAGCTGCCCGTCTTGCAAACAAAGGACGCTCGCTCATTGAGAGACGCTACAACTGGACACAACATTGCAGCGAGCTTGCCAGAATGCTGGATGGCGGAATGTCGTCTCGGCTTGCAGCATAG
- a CDS encoding UPF0175 family protein: protein MSRIMLDIPDDALLALKLSPEGMGEALRMAGAVKLFELGQLSSGAAAQLAGVSRTVFLTKLAEYGVDTFRLNEEQLLKEPRLA, encoded by the coding sequence ATGAGCCGAATCATGCTGGATATCCCGGATGATGCCTTGCTGGCGCTGAAGTTGTCTCCGGAAGGAATGGGAGAGGCGTTGCGTATGGCTGGGGCGGTCAAGCTGTTCGAGTTGGGGCAATTGTCTTCAGGGGCTGCCGCCCAACTGGCCGGCGTCTCTCGGACGGTCTTTCTCACCAAGCTAGCAGAGTATGGGGTAGACACATTCCGCTTGAATGAGGAGCAGCTCCTGAAAGAACCGCGCCTTGCCTGA
- a CDS encoding undecaprenyl/decaprenyl-phosphate alpha-N-acetylglucosaminyl 1-phosphate transferase translates to MKVVEPELTIPFSATTWRWITPVVSGAALGAIALAIPPVQEIFQLEGLRWLHVFLFAFLGTGAVTPLMVRIGHQWNLVDVPADRKIHVLPTPRIGGVALYAGFVGSLLLNSIVPDWMIAILVAGSLLLVIGVLDDIRELPASGKLIGQLLAAGIVIASGKVLTLFPPGPLGEVANMLLTLFWIVGITNAFNFFDGMDGLATGLAILLAGFLGVVAFETNQAELGWLAIAMIGAGLGFLPYNFRGRKPAVIFLGDGGSTFIGFTLACLAIKGNWADSSPIVSFSNPLLIFGVLIYDMIHITVERVLTGKVRSVKEWLDYVGKDHLHHRLERALGSRQASVAMIFLFTICLGLSALALRHASTTEAVLLLIQAGLIAAMLTILEISGRRR, encoded by the coding sequence ATGAAGGTCGTTGAACCAGAACTGACGATTCCTTTCTCAGCGACCACGTGGCGCTGGATTACGCCGGTGGTGTCCGGTGCAGCGCTTGGAGCTATCGCGCTGGCGATCCCTCCGGTTCAAGAAATCTTTCAGCTCGAAGGGCTGCGATGGCTGCATGTCTTCCTCTTTGCGTTTCTTGGTACAGGAGCCGTCACACCCTTGATGGTCAGGATCGGCCATCAGTGGAACCTTGTCGATGTTCCGGCTGATCGCAAGATCCACGTCCTCCCGACTCCACGGATCGGCGGTGTTGCGTTATATGCGGGCTTCGTTGGGTCGCTCTTGCTCAACTCCATCGTCCCCGACTGGATGATCGCTATTCTGGTGGCCGGTTCTCTTCTTCTCGTTATCGGAGTACTTGACGACATTCGAGAATTGCCGGCCTCTGGAAAACTGATCGGACAATTGCTGGCCGCCGGCATCGTGATCGCCTCGGGGAAGGTCCTCACACTCTTTCCACCCGGACCGCTCGGGGAAGTCGCCAACATGCTGCTGACACTCTTCTGGATCGTCGGAATCACGAATGCATTCAATTTCTTTGATGGGATGGACGGATTGGCCACCGGCCTGGCCATTCTGCTCGCCGGATTTCTGGGTGTGGTCGCATTCGAAACCAATCAAGCAGAACTGGGATGGCTCGCCATTGCCATGATCGGCGCCGGTCTTGGCTTTCTGCCGTACAATTTTCGAGGGAGAAAACCTGCCGTCATTTTTTTGGGTGATGGCGGCTCGACCTTCATTGGATTCACACTGGCGTGCTTGGCTATTAAAGGCAATTGGGCGGATTCCAGCCCCATCGTGTCCTTCAGCAATCCCTTGCTGATCTTCGGCGTGCTGATCTATGACATGATTCACATCACCGTGGAGCGCGTGCTCACCGGGAAAGTCAGATCCGTGAAGGAATGGCTGGATTACGTCGGCAAGGACCATCTACACCACCGATTGGAACGAGCACTGGGATCACGTCAGGCCAGTGTCGCCATGATTTTTCTCTTCACAATTTGCCTTGGACTATCTGCGCTGGCACTCCGTCATGCCAGCACCACTGAAGCCGTGCTCCTCCTCATTCAGGCAGGGTTAATCGCTGCGATGCTCACGATCTTGGAAATCAGCGGTCGCCGCCGATAA
- a CDS encoding WbqC family protein — MRVTIHQPQFMPWLGYLDKIDQSDLFLLLDTVQFKKHEWQNRNRIRSSHGWQWLTVPVLHQFGQRIDDVLINPTTAWRAQHLRALAMHYARAPYRDPYLPQLRELYSTAWIKLCDLNKATVQWLLKAYGINTPVRCASEYLAREEPTDRLIDLCRAVGATQYLAGPGAEHYMDRVRFEAAGIRLEIQAFHHPIYRQIYEPFEPNLSALDLLFMQGPDARVTLRHARTIKSCMTTA; from the coding sequence ATGCGCGTAACCATTCACCAACCGCAATTCATGCCCTGGCTAGGGTATCTCGACAAGATCGATCAATCCGATCTCTTTCTTCTATTGGATACCGTGCAATTTAAGAAACACGAATGGCAAAATCGCAATCGTATTCGTAGCTCTCACGGATGGCAATGGCTCACTGTCCCTGTCCTTCACCAGTTCGGCCAGCGCATCGATGATGTTCTGATTAATCCCACCACCGCATGGAGAGCTCAACATCTCCGTGCCCTAGCAATGCATTATGCTCGAGCTCCTTATCGTGACCCCTATCTGCCTCAATTACGCGAGCTCTATTCCACAGCGTGGATCAAGCTGTGCGATCTCAACAAGGCCACCGTGCAATGGCTGCTTAAGGCATATGGGATCAATACACCCGTTCGCTGTGCATCCGAATATCTCGCTCGTGAGGAACCAACGGATCGGTTGATTGATCTTTGTCGGGCAGTCGGCGCCACACAGTATCTCGCAGGACCTGGTGCAGAGCACTACATGGATCGAGTACGTTTTGAAGCCGCCGGAATACGATTAGAGATACAAGCGTTCCATCACCCCATTTATCGCCAAATCTATGAGCCGTTCGAGCCGAATCTCTCCGCGCTTGATCTCTTATTCATGCAAGGGCCCGACGCGCGGGTGACACTGCGCCATGCGCGAACAATCAAGTCTTGTATGACAACTGCCTAG
- a CDS encoding glycosyltransferase family 4 protein, whose translation MMALQRVVHIITRLDRGGSARNTMLTALGHDRSHFEPVVITGETGSWDAQGGHIATIENLRLLEKESIRHHMVASLVRHISPLSDLRALWHLVRLLHEERPHIVHTHTSKAGVLGRVAAWIAGTPVIIHTPHGHVFYGHFSTVPSWIFLQLERALAWKTDRLIGLTPAEKQEHLERGVGQANRFAVVPSGIDLDRFRKARANGKVIPDWFECPPHAQIIGSVGWLTDIKGHRFLVDAVTLLRQTHHNLHLVIIGTGNQHDRLLRQAENAGIGHAVHLLGHREDIEVCLAGLDYFVLPSLNEGMGRALIEAMAAGLPVVASRVGGIPSLIEDGKNGLLVPAGDSSTLASALRRLLENPTWSHELGTRAMGSIGTNYSIPAMVQAIESTYREAVAGHA comes from the coding sequence ATGATGGCACTTCAGAGAGTGGTCCATATTATTACTCGGCTTGATCGGGGAGGCTCCGCTCGGAACACTATGCTCACGGCACTCGGGCATGATCGTTCGCATTTTGAGCCGGTTGTAATCACCGGAGAAACCGGCAGCTGGGACGCACAAGGAGGGCACATAGCAACCATTGAGAACCTTCGGCTCTTAGAGAAAGAGTCGATTCGGCATCACATGGTGGCGTCGCTGGTTCGTCATATTAGCCCACTGTCAGACCTAAGAGCACTGTGGCATCTGGTTCGGCTATTGCACGAGGAACGCCCACATATCGTGCACACGCACACGTCCAAAGCCGGAGTACTCGGGAGAGTGGCTGCATGGATCGCCGGAACTCCTGTGATTATCCATACTCCGCACGGTCACGTGTTTTACGGACATTTCAGTACCGTTCCTTCATGGATATTTCTCCAGCTTGAGCGGGCCTTGGCATGGAAGACTGATCGACTCATCGGACTCACACCTGCCGAGAAACAGGAACATCTTGAGCGAGGAGTTGGGCAGGCCAATCGTTTCGCAGTAGTGCCGAGCGGAATCGATCTTGATCGTTTTCGAAAGGCTCGCGCGAATGGGAAGGTCATCCCTGATTGGTTCGAATGCCCCCCTCATGCACAAATAATTGGTTCAGTCGGGTGGCTCACTGATATCAAAGGGCATCGGTTTTTAGTCGATGCCGTCACTCTCCTGAGACAGACGCACCATAATCTACATTTGGTGATTATCGGAACAGGCAACCAGCATGACAGGCTCCTGCGCCAAGCAGAGAATGCTGGAATCGGCCACGCCGTACATCTACTCGGGCATCGAGAGGATATCGAAGTCTGCTTGGCAGGCTTGGATTATTTTGTCTTGCCGTCGCTCAATGAAGGGATGGGGCGTGCCCTGATTGAGGCCATGGCTGCCGGACTTCCGGTCGTTGCCAGCCGAGTCGGTGGCATTCCTTCCCTTATCGAGGATGGGAAGAACGGCCTACTTGTTCCAGCCGGAGACAGTTCGACATTAGCAAGCGCGTTACGACGTCTCCTCGAGAATCCGACATGGTCCCATGAATTGGGGACACGTGCCATGGGCAGCATTGGAACGAACTATAGCATTCCAGCTATGGTGCAGGCCATCGAGTCAACCTATAGGGAAGCAGTCGCTGGTCATGCTTAG